From a single Adhaeribacter swui genomic region:
- the purH gene encoding bifunctional phosphoribosylaminoimidazolecarboxamide formyltransferase/IMP cyclohydrolase encodes MKMKKIKSALISVYYKDKLEPLVALLNKYNVQLYSTGGTQTFLEGQGAQVTAVEDLTQYPAIFGGRVKTLHPKVFGGILHRRDHETDLAETERYEIPAIDLVIVDLYPFEETVASGASEEDTIEKIDIGGISLIRAAAKNFKDVLVVSSREQYTEVAELLSEKEGATDLEDRKRFAAKAFDISSHYDTHIFNYLNAGETPVFKSSLRQRTPLRYGENPHQQGAFYGDLTALFDQLHGKQLSYNNLVDVDAAVNLISEFTDEPALAIIKHTNACGVAVAPTIEQAYLNALACDPVSAFGGVIVANKPIDQATAEELHKLFFEVLIAPEFEPQALTILQGKKNRILLRRKNIALPEKQFKTLLNGVIEQDKDLKTETEADFKVVTKRATTPEENQALVFAAKVCKHTKSNTIVLARANQLLASGVGQTSRVDALRQAIEKAESFGFSLKGAVMASDAFFPFPDCVEIASKVGIAAVVQPGGSVKDQDSIDYCDSQDMAMVFTGVRHFLH; translated from the coding sequence ATAAAAATGAAAAAAATAAAATCAGCTTTAATTTCGGTTTATTATAAAGATAAACTGGAGCCGCTTGTAGCTTTGTTAAACAAGTATAATGTACAGTTGTATTCAACGGGTGGTACGCAAACGTTCCTGGAAGGGCAGGGTGCCCAGGTTACAGCCGTAGAAGATTTAACGCAGTATCCGGCTATTTTTGGTGGTCGGGTAAAAACCTTACACCCGAAGGTATTCGGAGGCATTCTGCACCGCCGGGATCATGAAACTGACTTAGCCGAAACGGAGCGTTACGAAATTCCGGCCATAGACCTGGTAATTGTGGATTTATATCCTTTTGAAGAAACTGTAGCCTCCGGAGCCAGCGAAGAAGATACTATTGAAAAAATTGATATTGGCGGTATCTCGTTAATCCGGGCGGCAGCTAAAAATTTTAAAGATGTGCTGGTGGTATCGTCGCGGGAGCAATACACCGAAGTAGCCGAATTATTGTCTGAAAAAGAAGGTGCTACTGACCTGGAAGACCGCAAACGTTTTGCCGCCAAAGCTTTTGATATTTCGTCGCACTACGACACCCATATTTTTAATTATTTAAACGCTGGCGAAACGCCGGTTTTCAAATCCAGCCTGCGTCAGCGTACGCCTTTGCGCTACGGCGAAAACCCGCACCAGCAAGGTGCTTTTTACGGCGACTTAACGGCGCTGTTTGATCAGTTACACGGTAAGCAATTATCTTATAATAACCTGGTAGACGTAGATGCTGCCGTAAACTTAATTAGCGAATTTACCGATGAACCTGCCTTAGCTATTATTAAACACACCAATGCCTGCGGCGTGGCCGTAGCGCCTACCATAGAGCAAGCGTATTTAAATGCTTTAGCCTGCGATCCGGTGTCAGCGTTTGGGGGTGTAATCGTGGCGAATAAACCCATCGATCAAGCGACTGCCGAAGAACTGCACAAATTGTTTTTTGAAGTACTCATTGCGCCGGAGTTTGAGCCGCAGGCTTTAACTATTCTGCAAGGCAAAAAGAACCGCATTTTATTGCGCCGTAAAAACATTGCCTTACCCGAAAAGCAATTTAAAACTTTGCTAAACGGGGTTATTGAACAAGATAAAGATTTAAAAACCGAAACTGAAGCCGATTTTAAAGTAGTAACCAAACGTGCCACTACTCCCGAAGAAAACCAGGCCTTGGTATTTGCGGCTAAAGTGTGTAAACACACTAAATCCAACACCATTGTGCTGGCGCGGGCGAACCAATTGCTGGCGAGCGGGGTAGGGCAAACCTCCCGGGTAGATGCCTTGCGGCAAGCCATTGAAAAAGCCGAAAGCTTTGGCTTTAGCTTAAAAGGTGCCGTAATGGCCTCCGATGCGTTTTTCCCTTTCCCGGATTGCGTAGAAATTGCTTCTAAAGTAGGGATTGCGGCAGTAGTACAACCCGGCGGTTCCGTAAAAGATCAGGACTCTATTGATTATTGCGATTCGCAAGATATGGCTATGGTATTTACCGGCGTACGCCACTTCCTGCATTAA
- the mrdA gene encoding penicillin-binding protein 2, with protein MRYLESRKYVVQAIFFTVGIVFALKLFYIQVLDPKYKLAAENNAIQKIVQYPFRGLIYDRNGKLLVQNIPVYDLMVIPKEIKGIDTLRFCQLFRISIEDFRQKIKEAKMYSYVKPSPFLPKLTTQEFAAIQDNLIEFPGFYINARTVRGYSHQSLAHALGYIGEVSPTQLAKPEYADYTPGDYIGKSGIELKYEKYLMGKKGVKYKMVNVRGIDKGPFRNGEYDTLAVAGQDLVSTIDLELQQYGEKLMAGKRGTVVAIEPATGEILSFISAPFYDPNLLTGKELGKNYMTLLKNPEKPLLNRPQSSKYPPGSIFKLVQALIALEKGVITPETGFPCNQSLVKCAHGHPYPSNLAIGIENSCNPYFYMVFKNVVNRGQSRNIFADTRLGLDDWRKQVLTFGFANKLGVDLPYESRGNIPGSSYYDRVHGRNHWKYATIYSLSIGQGETETTPLQMANLMSIIANKGYYITPHIIKGIGKNKQPLPEYQDKCYTSIHPKHFEPVINGMAQVVSSRRGTGWWANLSSMGIEIVGKTGTVQNKRGRDHAVFVAFAPRQNPKIAIAVYIENAGFGSVSSAPLASLMIQKYLTGKITGAQWERWENWLINQDYLNSKH; from the coding sequence TTGAGATACTTAGAAAGTCGCAAATATGTAGTTCAAGCAATATTTTTTACGGTAGGGATTGTGTTTGCGCTTAAGTTGTTTTACATCCAGGTATTAGATCCCAAGTACAAGCTTGCCGCCGAGAATAATGCCATCCAGAAAATTGTACAATATCCTTTCCGGGGTTTAATCTACGACCGTAACGGTAAGTTGCTGGTGCAAAACATTCCGGTTTACGATTTAATGGTAATTCCGAAAGAAATAAAAGGAATTGATACGCTTCGCTTTTGTCAGTTATTCCGCATTTCTATCGAAGATTTCCGGCAGAAAATAAAAGAAGCTAAAATGTATTCGTACGTAAAACCTTCGCCTTTTTTGCCCAAACTCACCACCCAGGAATTTGCCGCCATCCAGGATAACTTAATTGAATTTCCGGGTTTTTACATAAATGCCCGTACGGTGCGCGGTTATTCGCACCAAAGTTTGGCCCATGCCTTAGGGTACATTGGCGAGGTAAGTCCTACGCAATTAGCTAAACCCGAATACGCCGATTATACACCCGGCGATTACATTGGTAAGAGCGGCATTGAGCTGAAGTACGAAAAGTATTTGATGGGCAAAAAGGGAGTGAAATATAAAATGGTGAACGTGCGCGGTATTGATAAAGGTCCTTTTAGAAATGGCGAGTACGATACGTTGGCTGTTGCGGGCCAAGACTTAGTAAGTACCATTGACTTAGAACTGCAGCAATACGGCGAAAAGCTTATGGCTGGTAAGCGGGGTACTGTAGTAGCCATCGAACCCGCCACCGGCGAAATTCTTTCTTTTATCTCGGCTCCGTTCTACGATCCTAATTTATTAACCGGTAAAGAGTTGGGTAAGAACTACATGACGCTTTTAAAAAATCCGGAAAAGCCTTTATTGAACCGTCCGCAAAGTTCTAAGTATCCGCCGGGGTCTATTTTTAAATTAGTGCAGGCACTTATTGCCTTAGAAAAAGGCGTAATTACGCCCGAAACTGGTTTCCCTTGTAATCAATCGTTGGTTAAATGCGCGCACGGCCATCCGTACCCCAGTAATTTAGCTATTGGGATCGAGAATTCGTGCAACCCCTATTTTTATATGGTTTTTAAAAATGTGGTAAATCGGGGGCAATCGCGTAATATTTTTGCGGATACCCGCTTGGGTTTAGATGATTGGCGCAAGCAAGTTTTAACTTTTGGCTTTGCCAACAAACTGGGAGTTGATTTGCCTTACGAAAGCCGGGGTAATATTCCGGGTTCGTCTTATTACGACCGGGTGCATGGCCGTAATCACTGGAAATACGCCACTATTTATTCTTTGAGCATTGGGCAAGGCGAAACCGAAACGACGCCGCTGCAAATGGCTAACCTCATGTCTATTATCGCGAACAAGGGCTATTATATTACCCCGCACATTATTAAAGGGATAGGTAAAAACAAACAACCTTTACCGGAGTACCAAGATAAATGCTACACCTCCATTCACCCCAAACATTTTGAACCGGTAATTAATGGCATGGCGCAGGTTGTTTCTTCGCGTCGGGGCACGGGCTGGTGGGCCAACTTAAGTAGTATGGGCATTGAAATTGTTGGTAAAACGGGTACGGTACAAAACAAACGCGGTCGCGATCATGCGGTATTTGTGGCCTTTGCTCCCCGGCAGAACCCAAAAATTGCCATTGCGGTGTACATCGAAAATGCCGGGTTTGGTTCGGTTTCGTCAGCTCCGTTGGCTAGTTTAATGATCCAGAAATATCTGACTGGTAAAATAACCGGAGCGCAGTGGGAACGCTGGGAAAATTGGCTGATCAACCAGGATTATTTAAACTCGAAACATTAA
- a CDS encoding geranylgeranylglycerol-phosphate geranylgeranyltransferase, producing the protein MKTILRLIRFTNLLMVAFCQLLVRACLLLPHQSWSQIVFDAPFALLVFSTLCIAAAGYIINDYYDIKIDAINKPKRVVVGKFVNRRKAMLAHLLLSGLGVFIGFELSLPIGFIHLGSTLLLWGYSARLKQTFLIGNITIALLSATMVLVVAVFENADNKAVWAYGAFVFLITIVREIIKDMEDLKGDATFDCRTLPIVVGIPGAKWFLYFFILAFAITLLSGVIYRVQAVYFTAYILLLVIFPMGYLTYRIYRADRKKDFTYLSRVVKWIMLSGMLSMFLFRYT; encoded by the coding sequence TTGAAAACTATTCTTAGACTTATCCGGTTTACAAATTTGCTTATGGTGGCTTTTTGCCAGTTACTGGTAAGGGCCTGTTTGCTGTTGCCCCACCAATCCTGGTCGCAAATTGTGTTTGATGCGCCTTTTGCATTACTGGTTTTTTCTACCCTCTGTATTGCCGCCGCCGGGTACATCATCAACGATTATTACGATATTAAAATTGATGCTATTAACAAGCCCAAAAGGGTAGTGGTAGGTAAATTCGTGAACCGGCGCAAAGCCATGCTGGCGCATTTGCTTTTATCGGGGCTGGGCGTATTTATTGGCTTTGAGTTAAGTTTACCTATTGGCTTTATTCATTTGGGCTCGACTTTGTTGTTATGGGGTTATTCGGCCCGTTTAAAGCAAACTTTTTTAATCGGCAACATTACTATTGCCCTGCTTTCGGCCACCATGGTATTGGTAGTAGCAGTTTTTGAAAATGCTGATAATAAAGCCGTATGGGCCTACGGGGCTTTTGTGTTTTTAATTACCATCGTGCGGGAAATTATTAAAGACATGGAAGACCTAAAAGGCGATGCTACTTTTGATTGCCGTACTTTACCTATTGTGGTGGGTATCCCCGGCGCCAAGTGGTTTCTGTATTTTTTTATTCTGGCTTTTGCCATTACTTTACTTTCGGGCGTTATTTACCGGGTGCAGGCTGTGTACTTTACAGCGTACATTTTGTTGCTGGTGATTTTTCCTATGGGTTATTTAACCTACCGCATCTACCGGGCCGACCGTAAAAAAGATTTTACCTACCTAAGCAGGGTCGTAAAATGGATTATGCTATCAGGCATGCTATCCATGTTTTTGTTCCGGTATACTTGA
- a CDS encoding thymidine kinase: MFIEPRVGVKHNFKRGWIEVICGAMFSGKTEELIRRLNRAKIARQRVEIFKPVVDTRYHLEDVVSHNATAIRSTPVQFAHDMLLLGSSCDVVGIDEAQFFDEGLIEVCANLANRGIRVIAAGLDMDYLGKPFGPMPALMAIAEYVTKVHAVCVCCGDIASYSFRVATAQDKILLGETDVYEARCRNCFLEGMQRQGLK; the protein is encoded by the coding sequence GTGTTTATAGAGCCACGGGTTGGAGTAAAGCATAATTTTAAACGGGGGTGGATTGAAGTAATTTGCGGCGCCATGTTCTCGGGTAAAACCGAAGAGTTGATTCGTCGGCTGAACCGGGCTAAGATTGCCCGCCAGCGCGTCGAGATTTTTAAGCCTGTGGTCGATACCCGTTATCACCTCGAAGATGTGGTATCGCATAATGCAACTGCTATTCGTTCTACCCCAGTACAATTTGCGCACGATATGTTGCTGCTGGGCAGTAGTTGCGACGTGGTGGGCATCGACGAAGCGCAGTTTTTTGACGAAGGCTTAATTGAAGTATGCGCTAACCTGGCCAACCGGGGCATCCGGGTAATTGCCGCTGGGTTAGACATGGATTACCTGGGTAAACCGTTCGGGCCGATGCCGGCTTTAATGGCCATTGCCGAATACGTTACCAAAGTGCACGCCGTGTGCGTGTGCTGCGGTGATATTGCGTCTTATTCGTTCCGGGTAGCAACTGCCCAGGATAAGATCTTGCTCGGCGAAACCGACGTGTACGAAGCGCGTTGCCGTAATTGTTTTCTGGAGGGCATGCAGCGGCAAGGTTTAAAATAA
- a CDS encoding rod shape-determining protein, producing MGLFNFLTSDIAIDLGTANTLIIHNDKIVIDEPSIIAIDRTTNKVLAVGRSAMQMHEKTHDNIKTIRPLKDGVIADFHAAEEMIRGLIKMIDTGNRLFQPSHRMVICIPSGITEVEKRAVRDSAEHAGAKEVWMIQEPMAAAIGIGIDVEQPIGTMIVDIGGGTTEIAVIALSGIVCDQSIRVAGDVFNKDILDHMRRQHNLLIGERSAEKIKIEVGAALTDLETPPADYEIRGRDLMTGIPKVIKVTYTEIAIALDKSVSKIEEAVLKALEIAPPELSADIYDNGIHLTGGGAMLRGLDKRLAAKTKLPIHIAEDPLRAVVRGTGAAIKNINGFKNVLLT from the coding sequence ATGGGATTATTCAATTTTTTAACTAGCGATATAGCCATTGATTTGGGTACGGCCAATACCCTAATTATCCATAACGATAAAATTGTAATCGATGAGCCTTCGATTATTGCTATCGATCGCACTACCAACAAGGTATTAGCCGTGGGGCGTAGTGCCATGCAAATGCACGAAAAAACCCACGATAACATCAAAACCATTCGTCCTTTAAAAGACGGCGTAATTGCCGACTTCCACGCCGCCGAAGAAATGATCCGGGGATTGATTAAAATGATTGATACCGGTAACCGTTTGTTTCAACCGTCGCACCGCATGGTTATTTGCATTCCGTCGGGCATTACCGAAGTTGAAAAACGGGCCGTACGCGACTCCGCGGAGCACGCCGGCGCCAAAGAAGTGTGGATGATTCAGGAACCCATGGCGGCCGCTATTGGCATTGGCATTGACGTAGAGCAACCCATAGGTACCATGATCGTGGATATTGGCGGCGGTACTACCGAAATTGCCGTTATTGCGCTGTCGGGTATTGTGTGCGATCAATCTATCCGGGTAGCGGGCGATGTGTTTAACAAAGATATTCTGGACCACATGCGGCGCCAGCACAATTTGTTAATTGGCGAACGCTCCGCCGAAAAAATTAAAATTGAAGTAGGAGCGGCCCTCACTGATTTAGAAACCCCACCGGCAGACTACGAAATCCGGGGCCGCGACTTAATGACGGGCATTCCCAAGGTTATTAAAGTTACTTACACCGAAATTGCCATTGCCCTGGATAAATCGGTTTCTAAAATTGAAGAAGCCGTATTAAAAGCCTTAGAAATAGCGCCGCCGGAACTCTCTGCGGATATTTACGATAATGGCATTCACTTAACCGGGGGAGGAGCGATGCTGCGCGGCCTGGATAAACGCTTAGCGGCTAAAACCAAATTACCCATTCATATTGCCGAAGATCCTTTACGGGCAGTAGTGCGCGGTACGGGCGCTGCCATTAAAAATATCAATGGGTTTAAGAACGTGTTGCTCACCTAA
- the mreC gene encoding rod shape-determining protein MreC, with the protein MRNLFAFIYRYRAFLVFILLEIGSVYLIIRNNKYHNAAFFNSANFYAGQVLAFRSRIYDYFRLVQVNQTLVQENTQLRQQLYRFQTIRQHDSIPSFSDSVFIQTDSIPTYDSLKIRLAHTYIPAKVINNSTRQLDNFITLNVGALDSIRPGMGVISAEGLIGRVKTVSAHFATVTSLLHSKMFVAAKIKSRLPGTNNTIGTVKWNGDNPQIGLLDYVPLDKKIVKGDTVISSGYNAVYPEGVMIGTIISASREPDKSFYTIKLKLAVDFTRLAYVYVVKNKYQAEQDSLQLNSGMKQDE; encoded by the coding sequence ATGCGGAATTTATTTGCGTTCATATATCGCTATCGAGCGTTTCTGGTTTTTATTTTACTGGAAATCGGGAGCGTGTACCTGATAATCCGGAATAACAAATACCACAACGCAGCTTTTTTTAATTCGGCTAACTTTTACGCGGGGCAGGTGCTGGCTTTCCGGAGCCGGATATACGATTATTTCCGGTTGGTGCAGGTAAACCAAACCTTAGTGCAGGAAAATACGCAATTACGGCAGCAGCTCTACCGCTTTCAAACTATCCGGCAGCACGACAGTATTCCTTCTTTTTCTGATTCAGTTTTTATTCAAACGGATAGTATTCCTACCTACGATTCTTTGAAGATTCGTCTGGCTCATACCTACATTCCGGCAAAAGTTATTAATAATTCTACTCGCCAGCTCGACAATTTTATTACTTTAAATGTAGGGGCTTTAGATAGTATTAGACCCGGAATGGGAGTAATTTCGGCAGAGGGGTTGATCGGCCGCGTTAAAACAGTGTCGGCGCATTTTGCAACGGTTACGTCGTTACTGCATAGTAAAATGTTTGTAGCGGCTAAAATTAAAAGTCGCTTGCCGGGTACCAACAACACCATTGGTACAGTAAAGTGGAACGGCGATAACCCCCAGATTGGCTTACTGGATTACGTACCCCTGGATAAAAAAATTGTGAAAGGAGATACCGTTATTTCGTCGGGTTATAATGCGGTATATCCCGAAGGAGTAATGATTGGTACTATTATTTCGGCAAGCCGGGAACCGGATAAGAGTTTTTATACCATAAAACTAAAATTAGCGGTCGATTTTACGCGATTAGCTTATGTGTACGTGGTTAAAAATAAATACCAAGCCGAACAAGATTCATTGCAACTTAACAGCGGGATGAAACAGGATGAATAG
- a CDS encoding 2Fe-2S iron-sulfur cluster-binding protein, with the protein MPILRIQNLFGKAINVASDQTVLQAILESGLDWMHACGAKGRCTTCRLIVTSGNEYLTALSAAEQKFRNQDRLKDNERLLCQCMLPHGEVSGYIPEQTKFPHINYSE; encoded by the coding sequence ATGCCGATACTAAGGATACAAAACCTGTTTGGCAAAGCCATAAACGTAGCTAGTGATCAAACAGTTTTGCAAGCCATTCTGGAAAGCGGCCTCGACTGGATGCACGCTTGCGGGGCCAAAGGCCGTTGTACCACTTGCCGGTTAATTGTTACCAGCGGCAACGAGTATTTAACCGCATTAAGCGCCGCCGAACAAAAATTTCGGAACCAAGATCGGTTAAAAGATAACGAACGGTTATTGTGCCAGTGTATGTTGCCCCACGGCGAAGTAAGCGGCTACATACCAGAGCAAACCAAGTTTCCGCACATAAATTATTCAGAATAA
- the rodA gene encoding rod shape-determining protein RodA, producing the protein MRQGDKISRNIDWVTVGLYTALVVLGWINVYAAVYNPDTHLSIFDFTINSGKQLIWIGAAVILIIVLLVIDYKAYDSFAYLIYGFTIFLLLVTLVLATPIKGSRSWLVIGELRLQPAEFAKFATALAVSKFMSSVDLQQQNWRDHAKLSAITLLPPLLIILSNETGSALVFGAFLLAFFREGMSPLILIVVAVAGAIFILTLIFPKFYLIGVITVLLGTYLWLNQRLLRKIKLIGLLYAATIGIILSVDFMVNNVLQPHQQSRINAFINPEADPLGDGWNVIQSKIAIGSGGMLGKGFLQGTQTKFDFVPEQSTDFIFCTIGEEHGWLGSMLLIFLFMALLTRIIFVAERQKSVFGRSYGYCVASIIFFHFLVNVGMTIGLAPVVGIPLPFFSYGGSSLWSFTILLFILLALDTHRKQDLGRAI; encoded by the coding sequence ATGCGGCAGGGAGATAAAATATCGCGCAATATTGATTGGGTGACCGTGGGTTTATACACCGCGCTGGTCGTGTTGGGCTGGATAAACGTGTACGCCGCTGTTTATAATCCTGATACCCACTTAAGTATTTTTGATTTTACTATCAATTCGGGCAAGCAATTAATTTGGATTGGCGCTGCGGTTATTTTAATTATTGTGCTGCTGGTGATTGATTATAAAGCTTACGATTCGTTTGCCTACCTTATTTACGGGTTCACTATATTTTTGCTGCTTGTTACCCTGGTGTTGGCTACGCCTATCAAAGGGTCGCGGTCGTGGTTGGTTATTGGGGAGTTGCGCTTGCAACCCGCTGAGTTTGCTAAATTTGCTACCGCCTTGGCTGTTTCTAAGTTTATGAGCAGCGTAGATTTGCAACAGCAAAACTGGCGCGATCATGCCAAGTTATCGGCTATTACGTTACTACCGCCTTTGCTGATTATCTTATCCAACGAAACCGGTTCGGCGTTGGTGTTTGGGGCTTTTTTGTTGGCTTTTTTCCGCGAAGGCATGTCGCCGCTGATTTTGATTGTAGTGGCCGTAGCTGGGGCTATATTTATCTTAACCTTAATTTTTCCGAAGTTTTACCTGATTGGGGTTATTACGGTATTGCTGGGTACTTATTTGTGGTTAAACCAACGGTTGCTGCGCAAAATTAAATTAATTGGATTGCTTTATGCCGCTACCATTGGTATTATCCTGAGCGTTGACTTTATGGTAAACAATGTATTGCAGCCGCACCAGCAAAGCCGTATCAATGCTTTTATTAACCCCGAAGCCGATCCTTTGGGCGATGGCTGGAATGTTATTCAATCTAAAATTGCGATTGGCTCGGGTGGTATGTTGGGTAAAGGGTTTTTGCAGGGCACGCAAACGAAGTTTGACTTTGTGCCGGAACAAAGCACCGACTTTATATTCTGCACCATTGGGGAAGAACACGGTTGGTTGGGCAGCATGCTGCTTATTTTCTTGTTTATGGCTTTACTCACCCGCATAATTTTTGTAGCGGAGCGGCAAAAATCGGTATTTGGCCGCAGTTACGGGTATTGCGTGGCGTCCATTATCTTTTTCCACTTTCTGGTAAACGTCGGCATGACGATAGGTTTAGCGCCGGTAGTGGGTATTCCGTTGCCTTTTTTCAGTTATGGGGGATCTTCGTTGTGGTCGTTTACTATTTTGCTCTTTATTTTACTGGCTCTGGATACGCACCGCAAGCAAGATTTAGGTCGGGCGATTTAA
- the purN gene encoding phosphoribosylglycinamide formyltransferase → MADNKKHIVLFASGSGSNAQQIMAYFQNHPQIKVVALFSNKADAYALQRAENFKIPAFSFTREEYKNGALLQQVQSFKPDLLVLAGFLWLIPLDFLQAFPNKIINIHPALLPKYGGKGMHGLHVHQAVIEAQEKESGITIHYVNEHYDQGTSIYQHTCPVNPDDTPEQLAARVLELEHTYLPKVIEELLLSSS, encoded by the coding sequence TTGGCTGATAACAAAAAGCATATTGTACTTTTCGCCTCTGGATCCGGCAGTAATGCCCAGCAGATTATGGCGTACTTTCAAAACCACCCACAAATTAAGGTGGTGGCATTATTCTCGAACAAGGCCGATGCCTACGCTCTACAAAGAGCCGAAAATTTTAAAATTCCGGCTTTCTCGTTTACCCGCGAAGAATATAAAAACGGGGCTTTGCTACAGCAAGTGCAGTCTTTTAAACCGGACTTGTTGGTTTTAGCGGGTTTTCTGTGGCTCATTCCGCTGGATTTTCTGCAAGCCTTTCCTAATAAAATCATTAACATTCATCCGGCCTTATTGCCCAAATACGGCGGTAAAGGCATGCACGGTTTGCACGTGCACCAGGCAGTAATTGAAGCTCAGGAGAAAGAGTCGGGTATTACCATTCATTACGTAAACGAGCATTACGACCAGGGCACCAGCATTTACCAACATACCTGTCCGGTTAACCCCGACGACACTCCCGAACAATTAGCCGCCCGGGTACTGGAACTCGAACATACGTATCTACCCAAAGTAATTGAAGAATTGCTGTTATCTAGTTCATAG